DNA sequence from the Lycium barbarum isolate Lr01 chromosome 5, ASM1917538v2, whole genome shotgun sequence genome:
agaagttctatgatcagttgaagaaATTAATAGTGAATTTTTCATTCTTAGAtgctgtcaaagagatgcccgaATTTGCTAAGTTTATGAAAGACCTTCTTACGAATAAAAGGTCTGTGcaacatgagacagtgaattttAATCATAGGTCTGTGCAACATGAGATAGTGAACTGTACTCATCATGTGAGTTTGATCATTGCTTCCACCACAGTTAAAAAGAAGGGAGATCCAGGGGCATTTACCATCCCGtgcaatattgggcttcatgcattcgcccatgctttgtgtgataatgagGCAAGTATCAACTTAatgccccttgctattttcaaacaatcCGGATTGGGAAAGCATAGACTGACTTCTACGCGATTACAGATGGCGGAAAGATCTATCAAGAAGCCAGATGgggttatagatgatgtgttggtgcaAGAGGGTAAGTTCATGAAGCTTGCTGATTTCGTTATTCAGGATTGTGCGgtggatagagatattcccatcatcttgGAAAAACCATTCCTTGCTACAGGCAGAGCGCTTATGGACtttgaaaagaatgaaattaagttccgAGTGAATAATGAATAAGTAactttccaagcaagcaaggggatgaagttgccaagtgcttatgagagtatctcagttattgattcatttgatgggattgatgatgctgtcgaacataaaatggaagaagaaagtctggGAGAAGCTCTTGCTGCGATTCTAATGAACTTTGAAGCTAATGATATGGATGGCTACGTGGAAACGATAAATGCGCTTGAGGGTCTAGGTTCTTACACCCCAAGAAAGCTTGGTCTTGACCTTGaaaatagaactactccaccagctaagccttctattgttgagccaccaaaacttaagcagctcccatcacacttgaggtatgagttccttggtccgaacaagacTTTGCCAGTGATCGTTTCAGCATTATTGACCGAGGAACAGATTGAGCATTTGGAGATTTTGCGCAAGTACATACGTGTTACGGTCTTGAATAAGAGGAGAATTTAGGTAAAGAGATGTAGTGTTCAAGAAGGGTTAGTCATtaatacccaaaaagtatcctactcGTCCCTAAGCATACATTACAAGCCAGAAACAAGTCCTAATATGATCACAACTGAACGAACCAAGGATGaaagcatagaaaataagggcaagcttatggtattagcctgtgtagatatgaatttctttgtgagtgtgagtgttttctcttctctttcatcttcgtcccattattgttgtatatatgtgtgtttggacattctttggtctatgtgagggcataagaaTGAGAATTGATCAAAGTGAAGTGACCACCTAAAGTAgcatttgtgtgcatcataatatgttcgataatgtaatgtcattcattgaagcatCATTGTTATTCATAGCATTCTTCAATTATGCATAATGTTTGAAAATAGAAAaatggggtggtccttggaagagaAACGTGTAAGCTGGTaattcagagtcaaaaccaatataGACATTATCATTCTATGATaactaggtgttagattgagtcattaTGTTGTacgacttgcttgaggacaaacaaagacattaagttgggggtgttgatgtgacGAGGATTTTTGGCTCATTCAACGCTTTTTGGCTCtaagttttacttttttttagCAAGTTTTGGTCAATTTAATGTGTTTTTATTGTGTTTCAGGTTGTTTGCATTATAGGAGTCCAAAGACGAAAGTTTCAGCAAAATGGAGCAAAACATGaaaaaggacgtcccgtacttgAAAGGACGGGACTTACCCGTTCCCCGCACTTGGGAGGAAAGCCGTTGAAGTTTCTAGAAAATGAAGGGAAGTATGGCTTGGAAAGCACGTCCCGTACATATATGGACGGGCCGTAATTGCTGCCCGTCCCTTAGCTGAAAGCAACAAAAAGTCATTAAGCACTGAGGAAAAGGACGTCGTGAgagtacgtcccgtacttcaaaggatgggatggacattttccTGTACATCTTCCGAAGTATGAAGTTAGTCAGATGCCGTATTTTATAAGGACGGGACGTAATTCAATGTACGTCCCGTACTCTTTCCGCACGGTTGACGCGATTTGTTCCATGTTGAAGAAGGATTTGAATCTTATAAATAGTCAATAGggttttgaaatttttttttaatcacttTCATACTTTTGAAATCTTAAATTTTGAGACTCATGGGGAGACAATTTGTTCTTAGTACTCTTCAAAACTTTCAAGACAATTACAATCGTTTAATTTCCAGTTTTATTCGTAAGATTCAGTACCATTTCAATTATGCAATTTTCAatattttattgttttcttgttgccatgagtagctaaacacccttactaaggttgtgaagccaaggatgggtgtgttgtgattggggatcgtgaatgatatacacaaaatggattgttagggtttatttgttcttcgttttcatcatatagttagtggttacaaacattagctaatgccataaactttagttcatttgggaaaataactagagttaggtaagaacaaataacaacaactcaaggctttaaaccttgtttaataaattcacttaggaataagaggaattttcTTGGCATAgctaaccgttcttcatgcatactttcttatctttggaaaaagcatagaaagaaataatcttttcttattgggaaatagtttagattcacatataggttaagtgcatccatacaaactatccattagaagtatatctagatcgatacccatgatcatacacttcatctgacggggacacaaccttggttctttttacccatatatttacaactttaaatttctagtcactttaaattagtccacaaaccaaaaaaTTATAAAACCTTTttttggaatacaccaggactgcaagattagtataatacttgtttagtaaaattttcacacctcgttgggttactgtatttgacatcgtccgcttacactattaaaagtgtaaatttgagcgtatcactatCCCTTGGCGGTTGAAACTTCATTTTGGCTATCCTCTTTGGTCTCTCTAAATTTTTAACCCAATTAATTGGACCTGGTGGAAGTCCGAGCTGATGATCCTCCACCCGTATCTTGGACTCATACCTATTATGAACATCTGCACAAGTAATAGCTCCGAACTCCAATAGGTTTCCTTTAAGCTTGAGGGAAGCGTTCGAGCTACGGGGATGAAGTCCCTTCGTGAAAGCCTGAGTTGCCCACTCATCGGGAACCGCGGGAAGCAACATCCTTTCTTTCTGAAATCTTGTCACGAACTCTCTGAGCCATTCGTCATTCTTTTGGAATATCTTAAATATGTCGGCCTTTTTTGCCTGCACTTTCCGGGCCCCGGCATGAGCGAGCAACTCGAGGGATGGAATTAAGTGCTTGGGTAGTGTGCAATACCATTGCATGGCTCCTTTAGTTAATGTCTTACCAAACGTTTTTTGCATTACCGACTTAATCTCATCGTCTTCCAGATCATTGATCGTTATGGCACAGGTGTAGGTAGGCGGTTATATGTTCTTGCAAATCTATTATCCAGTCATATTTTGGGATATCGGGCATCTTCAACCTTTTTGGTAAAATTTTTTGAGCCGTATTTGGTGGAAACGGCCTCCGGACAATATGTTTGGTCTCCGATTGGGTCAGAACCGGTGGCGCACCTGGAATTTGATCCACTCGGGAATTATAGTCTTCCACCTTCTTTTCGTTGGACTCAATCTGTTTAGACAGCGCCTCCAGCATTCTTATCACCTCAGAAGACCTATCAGGCACCAACCGCTCCCGATCGCTTCTTACCTCAATTTCGCTACGGGCTGGTACGGGTCTTCAGTTCGGTTTCGCTGCTCTGACCTCGCTGTTGTTCCTTTGGAGTTGGGAAATACTCGCATAGTGCTACATCATGGTCTCCTGCTGTTCCTGTAATAAATCATAAATCATGCGTAAGTTAATCTCCTCCCCTGTTTTTTCGTTTACCCCCGGGCAGTTCCCCTATTAGCGGGTGTATCTCCGCCATCATGAATGGCTACATTTGAATTGGAAACATTCACATCAGCGGGAGGATCTTTGATCCGATCACCCGGTGGCATGATGTTCAACAGTACCCATCGTTGGGGTTATTGTCGTGGTtatcgttattgatgttgtttacGTTCGCCATGTCAATGTTAttctgaaattaaaaaaaattaaagaacaagtgaaagtcgagttataagaaaatcatcgcTATTATCCTTAGCCTCACGGTGGACGCCAAAATGTTTACCccttaaaaaggtaacaattgaatttattaGTTGTTTAAAGTATATGCGATTTGATTCACTATAGAACGGAAAAACATTAGTAACGAAATATAGATTGCGAATAAAAGAGTATGAAATAGCCTTGAATTTGGATGAACAGCGCGACTTGAGACTTGAGTTTGCTCGGACCAAACTGTTGATGATCTCATTATCTTTATGCTTGACAGAACTTTGAGAAACAAATAGTATAATTGTGCAGTAAAATGGTGAAAAGGCTGATGGGGGATGAAGATTTACTCCCCTCCCTATTTATAGTAGAAGAATTAGAGATTAGGATTCCCGAAATCTCGGGATTGACAACTGTTCCCTACGTCGTACGGAGTGAAATCCGCAACGGGCCCGATTTTCAACATCTCCAACTGCGGTTGTCCTCCTTGGATCGTCAGGTCCGAATGTACCTATCCGGTTCAGCCAAGCTCTTCTATTCTTTGCTTCTTGTTCTGGGTTCGGATCATCAAACCCCGGGTTGAGGCTACCGACCCCGGATTTTGCCGTATACAAACATGTTGTATTAATCATGTTTAATTCATATGAGCACTTTGTATATTTTAGGTGCAAAAATGATAGTTTGAATGATAGGTGTTAGGTCAAATGACATCATATTAGTTATATGCTTTTGTTTTCACTGAGAATAAGGTCTAATTATTAGTATAAGCACTCCTGTTTAGTTTATTCAACTCAAGTTAGCTGTGATAGCCTGTACACGTGTTAGATACATGAAGTAGAACATCTTGTTTCCCTTCAAATGTGAATGACATTAGTTAATTAGTCTAATAAACGTGGATTTCAAGATGTTAATAGTTACTTGTTCAAATAGGGCTCAGAGTTAGCTTTTTCTATGCTTTGTTTATATTAATTGGAATGATGCCTAAGTTGATTGAGATGTAACTCTGCTTTGAAAAATGAATTTGGACTCTGTATGTATCAATCCCTTCATCACCTTTTTTTTCCTGTTCTGTGTTGACATGTATATTTAGTATATTCTTGATATACGAGGTATACATTGCTTGTATACACTCTGATGTATACAAGGAAGGTATATACTTGGGCCTTCCCCTTTATTTGTTATTAATGAACTGGGCTACTCCTTCATGGTTGTTGCATCTGGGCTTGTGTATTTTGAATTTCCTGTGTTTGGGGCCTTCAGTTTTGGTTCGTTTGTTTTGGCTGAAAGTCTAAGTATGTTGTTCCACACTTATACGCATATATGTGTGTCTACAATGTGATAATATTTCTTCCCTATGTTCTTGTTAATTAGTTGATTAAGTATAGATACCCTCTATCCATATTTCCTTCTTACCTCTTTGTTGCATGGGACTTCTTTATGGGCCACTTGGGCCATCTTCTATTAAACAAACCTGTTGGGCCTGAAGCCCAACATTCTTTCTTGATCAAGTCCGAGGAAAAtatgaaagggaagctaatatattgaaggcccaaccatgggtgaaaatggtcaaTGAAGGCCTaacaatgggtgaaaatggtcaaTGAAGGCCTAACAATGGGTGAAAATTGTCAATATTTATGTAGATGGGTTTAGTAAACCCATCAACCATTTcctctcttctttttcatatgcTATATGTATGTGTAAAACATACTTGTGAAATGTTGAAACCCTTAAGAATTCTTAGAACTTAGGAAAACTTTAGTATTAGGAAGTCGCTTAAATGATTTTCCGAATTCGGCTAATTCTTAAATACAAGCATGAAATTGGTATCTATTTTTTCAAAATGTTTTCCTTAAGTTTAAAACCGGTTTTTGACAAGTATGGACTAAGATTGATTTGAAACTAAGTTATAAAGTTTtagcctcccccccccccccccccctttgcaAAATCTTGAAACAAACGGATAAGAAAGAAAAATCAGCTTTTGGGCCTTTGGCCCATTTATGGACTATCTTCAAAATTGCATAACTGGTTTTGTCCTTTTGGCTTTAGTATTAAATTGGACTGAAAATTGGACTGCAAAGATGATTTGGGCCTAGAACTTATTTATAAGGGAATAATTTGGACTATGATTTAGAAACTAAGTTTCAGATTTTAGCCAAcaagttaacacaattcagaaaataacgcagataaaaAAGTAAACCAACCACGCATGAAACActataatcgtaaccgagtatccgtcaacacctatgtaagtatctaacctcaatataataagtctgagtatatctaatcctgaaacaatcaccacaatagaatcatcatagtccaatcatcaacaacacaatcgtcaAAATACattcatcacgacatctcactcaagtcataatgcaatgcagtgcaataacggtatgaatgtgatgccatgaaATGCTATTCCAATGAGGTATACATATGCACTCCGGATGAAAATATCGACccctcggtagcacaacccagcgtgactcgctaagtctaagtgccacccgtcccaacTCTTTTCCAAATAgatagacgggaccctggctaattgttCACAGGGAAagtctcactggcaccaccctgggggaccctcAGAGCCCATACGCTAACAATGATTCCAGAATAACATCAGAATTAGCCATGCAACAAcaatgcccgaatataaccatcggacatcagcctcctcacaatcactcaaaagggttgtcaaatatcagttttacaaatcaatgattccggaattaaacctcggacatcggcctcctcacaatcactcaagtaaaagagtttatcaagtgtcaatttcatataaacaacgattccggaatggatcttcggacatcggcctttttcacaatcactcaagtaaaagagtttatcaagtgtcaatttcatataaacaacgattccggaatggatcttcggacatcggcctttttcacaatcactcaagtaaaagagtttaacaaatatcagtttcgctcaatcaacgataccagatcatcaccggatatcggctatgcatgataaatatgagagaatgcgtgcaatgcatatgtcaatcacccACAGTCGAATTCAATATCACTAATACCAGAACagttatgtgtcacgacccagccccgtgggtcatgactagtgcccgagctggacacccatatgtacctgtcaaacataatcggactggtactataggtcctcaatcaatcacatcgtaataacatacgcaagccgacgaggctgccactgtatatatcattatactacgcaagccgacaaggctgccgctacatatcagtatattacgcaagccgacaaggctgccactacatatcagtatattacgcaagccgacaaggctgccactacgaaacgatagcatatgcaagctggcaaggctgctacaacgacagaACGCCCACAAtaaaactatatagacacagctgataaaatctgtatacaacccacacacatgtctacagacctctaagagtatcaacagtgaaatatgaagagacagggccctgtcgtacccctggacaaacatatacatatatatatcagaaggtttgtaccaaaatctaggctccggaacaacggagctctccaagacagctgaatagaagtcctaagctggcggatcaccaaagcgagtatctgcacctgcgggcatgaaacgcagccccccccccccccccccgaagaaaggggggtcagtacgagatacgtactgagtatgtaaagcatgaaatacagtaaggaGGGTCATAACCTaaatagggagtgcaggagacaaatataacatccagaataccagaacacttgcctttgtaaacataaatcatgcatgtcaatatcatatatcatacccggcccattatgggactcggtgaataaagtcaccaTATGCCCTCCTTgctgccataacatatcatcatattatatatatatatatatatatatatatatatataccgtacccggccctctagtgagggactcggtgaacaatgcagtgaaactgtgcacgataacatacccggcccgggactcggtgaaagacatattgaggcatgcacgagcagagtagtgagcaaccatatgcaatttaaatcattatcaagacttaaacagaataaaaagaagagattaacacctgagtatcagtagcgacaatcatatcaagtatccttcgaatgtcattatagttcatatcaaaagagccttaggaatcgtagacatgaatacaaaatagcttataaaagtcaaggacattaattgCCGTAGAGTCTCTAAAAACAGGACtcataaatcacactcgaaacttaggaattgaattaccccaaagctcatatcattcatcacttaaatctaagacatgccaaaagaaagaagggacaactttacatacttgTTAACAactaatcgcaaacccgttcgcttcgtcgtccctttagcctatttaatataaaactaacgctatcgttagtactatactttctagttcgtaatttcGCAGcttatcgcttatagaacttattccttaacttatactttctcgattagggtgtttttgttagttaaggacttaacgaaaatcgggcagcatttcccctatacattcgcctaacccgaattttcaattatcctcctgttaacacagaaataccaacaacaacatatggacatgaTCATAGCTCCAATCCTTTCAATttaacaaggataacaacatgttcataacaACACGACTTTAACTTTAATTATCTAATTCCTTCACTTTCGTCACACGATCAATAACAACCATagcgacaacaacatcaatattaattcatcattttaagTTTGAACAGCCCCTACTCACGGCCAAAATAGCAActtatacttcaacatcaacacttaTAACCTTTtacattcaacacacatctattaTGTTTTTCAAGTTTAAAATACCTCCAAAACATATAGGAAAAAAAAgttgaatcttaccttaacgaTCTTGATTTCTTAACGTTATCTCCTCCAACGATTCAACTCACGTTGAAATCCGTTTGAACACCTATGATTCCTTGGAAATCAAGCCCCCAAACTCCCCTCACCAAGGCTCACTCTCTCGTCCAACAATGGCTATGGCCGAGAGCTTTTCTCCATCTCCATTtccattttctttcctttttttttttctttgttcaaCAATGTGTGAAAGATGATTCAATGAGTCATCCTTGGTGGCTTATATATGAATTTCctaggccctacacgtgccctACTATGTGgcatctattttttttctttttctcttttttttaattaattcgggtggggcccactatgataattaagcttaattaatttaattaatcactaattattactcaacaatctaatcacaattaattaatccctaatctctaataatatttttacactaattaaaatttataaaccatttatgttctaattaaaattgacaattaaaggttcctatttcgtgtCTGAAAATGATCCCGCTTTTAACTTgggtcgattctcttgcgaataactcgacttataaaaaaatacgggacataacattatgcctacaacgtatcacatcacaataccaacagtgggtatgccaacataaatcaataactcaagtaccaacagtggtacgccaacaatatatcaagtaCAAGTACCAAAAatgggtatgtcaatcctattccaaatcaggacaacaagcagaattatatatctaccaactacacatagcATCAggccaacacaattgaacaattGATACGcataacagggtggctagtcccaacacacatcagggcccaacctaaggaaatatccatcccaactctACATCCGAAGTTTCATATGCTGTGTCAAAAATTAttatctaaatatgtgattcgctatacgaagtctcaccgaAGGTaatccataacctacctagactgccgaaccgcaacaccaacaagtcactctatcgccttgcccttcctctgaagctcagaactaaagaagtctaagcataatcgaattctaaattagaaatcatggagaatgatactaatattgctatgacatcaattaggtccattttaaacctagaaattggggaaacggtcCCAGAGAGGTAAAACTGGAAATTCACCtataaaataccaaattgaatcctatgtaatcataacccaataattaattgttgatttagctcaggAATTATCCCCAgatctgatttctagtaaaaacccccaaattgggtatgaactctaattctccaaatgcgaaattctactttaaaagtggaagatatgggtttactaagcttagattcatcacattttactattaacatcatcaatttatcaagtataatcttagatacaaatctcccaaaaccctccttcaaattccatttctaagggattggAAAGGGAAGGGGAAAGTCTAAGATGATTCTGATAaaagagaagtaaaggattagacaaggttttacctcaaagatttccttcaatttgtctccaagaacaacTTTCCAATCCCCAATATCgggatatgaaataatgagggtctaagactcattaaATGAACAGTCACCACTGTAGTGGTAACTGGACCGCCGGGCGGTGCCGCCACAGCGGCCACCTAGCGGTCAAGCCAAAATGGTTgggaccgcttcagcggcagggctATCGCCCCAGCGGTGCCCTGCTGTGGTGCTGGTGCCACCAAAgggggcaccagacaccagacacTTGCCCCAATATTTTCCTTCTATCCGATTTTTCGACTAACTCCCGAGGcgatctgctcacataccagatacctagtcccacataaaaacatgctatgaacgtgcctgtggcctcagaattcccaatggaggtctcgttgaccgagtcaaccaccgatgccttaattctcATTTCCTATCCGATGTCCCGAAATGCATCAGAATGTATTGGGAACCAAATCAaacacacacacaagttctaaaagactattcggacctctcggaattgacagaATTCTAAAAAAGGTTCattttcccaaaagtcaactttgggtcaaccactttcacttttaagcctatattttcatcAAAGTTACCCGAATCCAGTTTAGACACATCGGGAAGTGTGTGAGCGGTCCCCTCGGATAAAAAGGGAGCTAATCAATTCTCGGGAGTGGGAgaaagtgccaaaagaactataacgaccaaatggatcgttacatcagataccaattgaactgtTGCTCatcctcgagcaaagaaaagaaggaaagtaggaaaatacctgaatcagtgaacaactggggatatcagcTACGCATATCaaactcagtctcccaagtagcctcttccacaggaTGGTGCTTCCATCGCactttcacagaagcaatctccttggatctcaactttcgaacctgcctatccaagatcgccaTAGGCTCCTCcttataagtcaaattctcatcaagaaatatagaatcccaacggataaTGTAGGTACCGTCAGCATGGTATCTCTTCAGCATCGAACACATGGAAAATcgggtgaactcccgccaagcctggcggcaatgctaacttATAAGCTACATCACCTATAAAATCCACGATCTTAAAcgggccaatgtatctagggctcaacttgcccctcttaccaaacctcataacacctttcatcggtgaaaccttcaatagaacctgatcaccaacagcaaacttcaaatcccgaaccttccggtccgcatacatcttctgctgGCTCTAAGCCGCCACGAGTCTGGCTttaataactctcactctatcaagggactttctcaatagatctgtgctcccaggtcgagcctcgaacccatcgaaccaaccaacCGGAGATTTATACCTCCTACCATACTCGAAtgataaggcctcaaaaggcgccataccaatactcgaatgataactgttgttgtatgcaaactctaccaagggaaaGGGCTGAttccaatgaccaccaaagtcaataacacgcgctctcaacatatcctcgagcacctgaatggtccgctcagactgtccatcggtctggggatggaaagttgtactaaagtctaatcgggtacccaactcatcatgaaatgcCCTCCAAAATCGGGAGgtaaagatagtaccccgatcaaatacaacagaaatagggatcccatgtaatctcacaatatccggaatgtacatcttggctaacgTCTCCGCAGTATAAGAagcctgaactggaacaaagtgagcggacttagccaatcgatccactatcacccaaatagaatcaaacttgccaagggtcttcggaagacccatgaTAAAGTctatggtaatcctctcccacttccactcaggaaaaGCATCCTTTGAAATAcccccaccgggtcgctggtgcttatactttacctgttgacaatttccacacgTACCCACAAAAttaactatatccctcttcatacggcaccaccaatagtgctgtcacaagtcacggtacatcttagtcactcccggatgactggaatagcgagagctgtaAGCCTcaaataagatcaactgaatcaggtCAGCAACATGAGGAACGCATATACGTCCTCTAATCTTGataatgccctcagaatcaatcacggcctccttggccttaccTCTCAACACCCTACCTCAGATCTTGCTCAACAGAGAATCCTCGAACTGATGAGCTTTGATCCTATCCAATAACGATGATCtcacctctatacaagccaaaatcctgcccagGGTCGAGATGTTGAGACGGATAAAACTGTTGGCCAAagtttgaacctccatggccaacagacACTCCGAAACaaccaatcgagctaaactccctacACTCActaccttgcgactcaaggcat
Encoded proteins:
- the LOC132639341 gene encoding uncharacterized protein LOC132639341, with translation MTQRVVTLHEDGKILQGADIEEVHSDAPIIDEEVHGEEKVTDTIEVAADTRKHMIKGALHTLTQMYKAKPPFSQRMAKKNDDAKCQKFYDQLKKLIVNFSFLDAVKEMPEFAKFMKDLLTNKRSVQHETVNFNHRSVQHEIVNCTHHVSLIIASTTVKKKGDPGAFTIPCNIGLHAFAHALCDNEASINLMPLAIFKQSGLGKHRLTSTRLQMAERSIKKPDGVIDDVLVQEGKFMKLADFVIQDCAVDRDIPIILEKPFLATGRALMDFEKNEIKFRVNNE